The following are encoded in a window of Thiohalobacter sp. IOR34 genomic DNA:
- a CDS encoding divergent polysaccharide deacetylase family protein, with the protein MTRRGLRPLLAFLALLWLIPAAADVPPWAQQGDASGLPPRIALIIDDLGGRRAAGERVIALPGPVACSFLPYATHTPMLARQAHRAGKEVMLHLPMQAVEPRPLDAGGLTLDMNRRLFLQTLNDDLARVPHLAGINNHMGSLLTRHPGHMRWLMEALRRQPGLFFVDSRTSRASVARRLAFEHGIPSLSRDVFLDAEPGGEAVRGQFRRLLQRARRQGFAVGIGHPYPDTLKALETLLPALAAEGVRLVPVSELVERQYARDSAWRLSLYH; encoded by the coding sequence GTGACCCGGCGGGGCTTGCGCCCCCTGCTCGCCTTTCTCGCCCTGCTGTGGCTGATCCCGGCGGCGGCCGATGTGCCACCCTGGGCCCAGCAGGGCGACGCCAGCGGCCTGCCGCCGCGCATCGCCCTGATCATCGACGATCTCGGCGGCCGGCGCGCCGCCGGCGAGCGGGTCATCGCCCTGCCCGGCCCGGTGGCCTGCTCCTTTCTGCCGTACGCCACCCATACCCCGATGCTGGCGCGCCAGGCACACCGGGCCGGCAAGGAGGTCATGCTGCACCTGCCGATGCAGGCGGTGGAGCCGCGGCCGCTGGATGCCGGCGGCCTCACCCTGGACATGAACCGGCGCCTCTTCCTGCAGACCCTGAACGACGACCTGGCCCGGGTGCCCCATCTCGCCGGCATCAACAACCACATGGGCAGCCTGCTGACTCGCCATCCCGGCCACATGCGCTGGCTGATGGAGGCGCTGCGCCGCCAGCCGGGGCTGTTCTTCGTCGACAGCCGCACCAGCCGCGCCAGCGTGGCCCGGCGGCTGGCCTTCGAGCACGGCATCCCCAGCCTGTCGCGCGACGTCTTTCTGGATGCCGAGCCGGGGGGCGAGGCGGTGCGCGGACAGTTCCGGCGCTTGCTGCAGCGGGCGCGCCGCCAGGGATTTGCGGTGGGTATCGGCCATCCCTATCCTGATACCCTGAAAGCGCTCGAAACGCTGCTGCCCGCGCTGGCTGCCGAGGGCGTGCGGCTGGTGCCGGTCAGTGAACTGGTCGAACGGCAATACGCGAGGGATTCGGCATGGCGACTGTCCTTGTACCACTAG
- a CDS encoding peptidoglycan DD-metalloendopeptidase family protein — protein MGPERRGRGLRPAASLLCLLLAQPVQPATDPDQTSRQLDQLRQRIAAVQQRLETARRKESRLSQALSEAERRIGRTGRRLHELNARLERQQRRLDELRAQRQQQQVRLDADRERLRGQVRAAYLLGRQEQLKLLLSPEDPQALGRTLVYYRYLNQARVRQIRGLRETLATLARLETEIGAEVEQLAATRREQQAALARLEKQRAERAALLAGIRAGIRGGSAELERLRRDEQRLQGLLEELRHALADVEQAGAPQLAFAKQRRKLPWPVAGRLRARFGQPRGVGGLRWRGVFISAPAEQPVKAVSHGRVAFADWLRGFGLLIILDHGDGYMSLYGHNQALFREPGDWVEAGEVIAAVGDSGGMERSGLYFELRHRGKPIDPLKWCAGRPTALAAARR, from the coding sequence GTGGGGCCTGAGCGGCGAGGCCGCGGCCTGCGGCCGGCCGCGAGCCTGCTCTGTCTGCTGCTCGCCCAGCCGGTCCAGCCGGCCACCGACCCCGACCAGACCAGCCGCCAGCTCGACCAGCTGCGGCAGCGTATCGCCGCGGTGCAGCAGCGGCTGGAGACCGCGCGGCGCAAGGAATCCCGCCTCAGCCAGGCGCTCAGCGAGGCCGAGCGGCGCATCGGCCGCACCGGTCGCCGGCTGCACGAGCTGAACGCCCGTCTCGAGCGGCAGCAGCGGCGTCTCGACGAGCTGCGCGCGCAGCGCCAGCAGCAGCAGGTCCGGCTGGACGCGGACCGCGAGCGCCTGCGCGGGCAGGTGCGTGCCGCCTACCTGCTCGGCCGCCAGGAACAGCTCAAGCTGCTGCTCAGCCCCGAGGATCCGCAGGCCCTGGGCCGCACCCTGGTCTATTACCGCTATCTCAACCAGGCGCGGGTGCGGCAGATCCGCGGCCTGCGCGAGACCCTGGCCACGCTGGCCCGGCTGGAGACGGAGATCGGCGCCGAGGTCGAGCAACTGGCCGCTACCCGCCGCGAGCAGCAGGCCGCGCTGGCCCGGCTGGAGAAGCAGCGCGCCGAGCGTGCCGCGCTGCTGGCCGGGATCCGCGCCGGGATCCGCGGCGGCAGCGCCGAGCTGGAGCGGCTGCGCAGGGACGAGCAGCGCCTGCAGGGGCTGCTCGAGGAACTGCGCCACGCGCTGGCCGACGTCGAGCAGGCCGGCGCCCCGCAGCTCGCCTTCGCCAAACAGCGCCGCAAGCTGCCCTGGCCGGTGGCCGGCCGGCTGCGGGCCCGCTTCGGTCAGCCACGCGGCGTGGGTGGCCTGCGCTGGCGCGGGGTGTTCATCAGCGCCCCGGCCGAGCAGCCGGTGAAGGCCGTCTCCCACGGCCGGGTCGCCTTCGCCGACTGGCTGCGCGGCTTCGGCCTGCTGATCATCCTCGATCATGGCGACGGCTACATGAGCCTCTATGGTCACAACCAGGCCCTGTTCCGCGAACCCGGCGACTGGGTGGAGGCGGGCGAGGTGATCGCCGCCGTGGGCGACAGCGGCGGCATGGAGCGCAGCGGGCTGTATTTCGAGCTGCGCCATCGCGGCAAGCCGATCGATCCCCTCAAGTGGTGTGCCGGGCGGCCGACAGCCTTGGCGGCGGCGCGGCGCTGA
- a CDS encoding metallophosphoesterase, producing MGLSNEHEQSMISNGAHKAYDIVGDIHGCYQSLVALLDRLGYVKDDGVYRHVDRKMIFLGDFIDRGPAQHEVIDTVRRMIEAGTALAVMGNHEFNAIAYASPDPKSGNYLRPHSDKNRRQHQAFLEAYVDDSKGYAKAIEWFKTLPLWLDLGNLRVVHACWDSGMIRRIEDVHGSQYLYQDLLYAASQRSAWQFGAIETILKGKEIPLGEGASFRDKDGNRRHHIRVRWWDKDATTYRQAFMGPESVIAHIPEDDIGTEHLLEYAHDEPPLFFGHYWLEGELGPLTNNIACVDYSVAKPGGRLVAYRWNGERVLSKDRFVWVDRQEVA from the coding sequence ATGGGATTAAGCAATGAGCATGAGCAATCCATGATCTCGAATGGAGCGCACAAGGCCTATGATATCGTGGGTGATATCCACGGCTGTTACCAGTCGCTCGTGGCGCTGCTGGATCGGCTGGGCTATGTGAAGGATGATGGCGTCTACCGTCATGTGGATCGCAAAATGATTTTTCTGGGCGATTTTATTGATCGGGGTCCGGCGCAACATGAGGTTATCGATACTGTTCGCCGCATGATCGAGGCTGGGACGGCGCTGGCCGTCATGGGCAACCATGAGTTCAATGCCATCGCCTACGCAAGCCCCGATCCGAAATCCGGTAATTACCTGCGGCCACACTCGGATAAGAACAGACGCCAGCATCAGGCGTTTCTCGAAGCCTACGTGGATGATTCCAAAGGCTATGCAAAGGCAATCGAGTGGTTTAAGACCCTGCCGTTGTGGCTGGATCTGGGTAATCTACGTGTTGTGCACGCCTGCTGGGACAGTGGCATGATCCGGCGCATCGAGGATGTGCATGGTTCCCAATACCTGTATCAGGATCTGCTTTACGCCGCTTCGCAGCGGAGCGCCTGGCAGTTTGGGGCGATCGAGACGATCCTCAAAGGGAAGGAAATTCCACTTGGAGAAGGGGCGAGTTTCAGGGATAAAGACGGCAATAGACGTCATCACATCCGGGTGCGCTGGTGGGACAAGGATGCAACGACCTACCGCCAGGCCTTCATGGGACCGGAAAGCGTGATTGCGCACATACCCGAGGATGATATCGGGACAGAGCATTTACTCGAGTATGCACATGACGAGCCGCCACTCTTCTTTGGGCATTACTGGCTTGAGGGTGAACTCGGTCCATTGACAAATAATATTGCTTGTGTCGACTACAGTGTCGCCAAGCCTGGCGGCAGGCTGGTGGCTTACCGATGGAATGGTGAGAGAGTATTGAGTAAAGACAGGTTTGTATGGGTAGATCGTCAGGAAGTCGCTTAG
- a CDS encoding rhodanese-like domain-containing protein, protein MQQFIEFITNHWMLSTALVVILVLLVQEEISRRRFGIPQLGPLAATQLMSHEDAIPVDVREDEEYRKGHIAHALHIPLGQLDQRLAELEKYRDRPLLLVCRSGSRSNRAGSLLRKAGFESIYNLAGGIMAWENANLPITRK, encoded by the coding sequence ATGCAACAGTTCATCGAATTCATCACCAATCACTGGATGCTGTCGACGGCCCTGGTGGTCATCCTGGTCCTCCTGGTGCAGGAGGAAATCAGCCGGCGCCGCTTCGGCATCCCCCAGCTGGGACCGCTGGCAGCCACCCAGCTGATGAGCCACGAGGACGCCATACCGGTGGACGTGCGCGAGGACGAGGAATACCGCAAGGGGCACATCGCCCATGCCCTGCACATCCCGCTTGGCCAGCTCGATCAGCGCCTGGCGGAACTGGAGAAATACCGCGACCGGCCCCTGCTCCTGGTATGCCGCAGCGGCAGCCGCTCGAACCGGGCCGGCAGCCTGCTGCGCAAGGCCGGTTTCGAGTCCATCTACAACCTGGCAGGTGGCATCATGGCCTGGGAGAATGCCAACCTGCCGATCACCAGGAAGTAA
- the secB gene encoding protein-export chaperone SecB — MTEANAQNPEDKQFAIQKIYLKDVSFETPNSPEIFTKDWQPEINLNLSSDSNSIAEDVYEVVLSVTVTAKLGDQTAYLCEVQQSGIFTMAGFSEAELHPMLGAFCPNTLYPFAREAICDLVMKGGFPQLVLAPINFDALYAQKVQEMQAQVTDPGQPASH, encoded by the coding sequence ATGACCGAAGCCAACGCACAGAACCCCGAAGACAAGCAGTTCGCCATCCAGAAGATCTACCTCAAGGACGTCTCCTTCGAGACCCCCAACTCGCCGGAGATCTTCACCAAGGACTGGCAGCCGGAGATCAACCTCAACCTGAGCAGCGATTCCAACAGTATCGCCGAGGACGTCTACGAGGTCGTGCTGTCGGTGACCGTGACCGCCAAGCTGGGCGACCAGACGGCCTACCTGTGTGAGGTCCAGCAGTCGGGGATCTTCACCATGGCGGGCTTCAGCGAGGCCGAGCTGCACCCCATGCTCGGCGCCTTCTGCCCCAACACCCTCTATCCCTTCGCCCGCGAGGCGATCTGCGACCTGGTCATGAAGGGCGGCTTCCCGCAGCTGGTGCTGGCACCGATCAACTTCGACGCCCTCTATGCCCAGAAGGTACAGGAGATGCAGGCCCAGGTCACCGACCCCGGCCAGCCCGCCTCCCACTGA
- the gpmI gene encoding 2,3-bisphosphoglycerate-independent phosphoglycerate mutase, which produces MSGTPKPMVLIILDGWGYSEETDYNAIAAADTPVWDRLWSDYPHTLIRTSGAAVGLPGDQMGNSEVGHLNLGAGRVVYQEFTRVSRAIKTGSFFNNKTLTGAVDLAIETGKAVHVLGLLSPGGVHSHECHIHAMVQLAVERGASKVYLHAFLDGRDTPPRSAMESIEKMEEKFREFGGGRFASLIGRYYAMDRDHRWPRIQAAYDLITQGKGEFQAPDAHSALEMAYARGESDEFVKATAIVPPGSEPVRVEDGDVVVFMNYRSDRARQITRPFIEPDFDGFERAVMPRLGRFVSLTEYNSEFDIPVAFPPERLQNVFGEYISALGLRQLRIAETEKYAHVTFFFNGGREEPFEGEERILIPSPNVATYDQQPEMSAPELTDRLVEAIEGGSYDVIVCNYANPDMVGHTGNYEAAVKAIEALDGCLGRVITALQKVGGEALITADHGNAEKMRDRETGQPHTAHTSNPVPFLYVGRPAQMASTGSLCDVAPTLLHLMGLEKPMEMTGTFLVEFPDAETAPVEVEQERRGA; this is translated from the coding sequence ATGTCGGGCACGCCCAAACCGATGGTCCTGATCATCCTCGATGGATGGGGCTACAGCGAAGAAACGGACTACAACGCCATTGCCGCCGCCGACACCCCGGTCTGGGACCGGCTGTGGTCGGACTATCCCCACACCCTGATCCGCACCTCGGGTGCCGCGGTCGGCCTGCCCGGTGACCAGATGGGCAATTCCGAGGTCGGCCACCTCAACCTCGGCGCCGGCCGGGTGGTCTACCAGGAGTTCACCCGGGTCAGCCGGGCCATCAAGACCGGCTCCTTCTTCAACAACAAGACCCTCACCGGGGCCGTCGACCTGGCCATCGAGACCGGCAAGGCGGTGCATGTGCTGGGGTTGCTCTCGCCGGGCGGGGTGCACAGCCACGAGTGCCACATCCACGCCATGGTCCAGCTGGCCGTGGAGCGCGGGGCGAGCAAGGTCTACCTGCACGCCTTCCTCGACGGCCGCGACACCCCGCCGCGCAGCGCCATGGAATCCATCGAGAAGATGGAGGAGAAGTTCCGCGAGTTCGGCGGCGGTCGCTTCGCCTCGCTGATCGGGCGTTACTATGCCATGGACCGCGACCACCGCTGGCCGCGGATCCAGGCCGCCTACGACCTGATCACCCAGGGCAAGGGCGAATTCCAGGCGCCGGATGCCCACAGCGCGCTGGAGATGGCCTACGCGCGCGGCGAGAGCGACGAATTCGTCAAGGCTACTGCCATCGTCCCGCCGGGCAGCGAGCCGGTGCGGGTCGAGGACGGCGACGTGGTGGTGTTCATGAACTACCGCTCCGACCGTGCCCGGCAGATCACCCGGCCGTTCATCGAGCCCGATTTCGACGGCTTCGAGCGGGCCGTGATGCCCAGGCTCGGCCGCTTCGTCAGCCTCACCGAATACAATTCGGAGTTCGACATCCCGGTGGCCTTCCCGCCGGAACGGCTGCAGAACGTGTTCGGCGAGTACATCTCCGCGCTGGGCCTGCGCCAGCTGCGCATCGCCGAGACCGAGAAATACGCCCACGTCACCTTCTTCTTCAACGGTGGCCGCGAGGAGCCCTTCGAGGGCGAGGAGCGGATCCTCATCCCCTCCCCCAACGTCGCCACCTACGACCAGCAGCCGGAGATGAGCGCCCCCGAGCTGACCGACCGCCTGGTCGAGGCCATCGAGGGCGGCAGTTACGACGTCATCGTCTGCAACTACGCCAACCCCGACATGGTCGGCCACACCGGCAACTACGAGGCCGCGGTCAAGGCCATCGAGGCCCTCGACGGCTGCCTGGGGCGGGTGATCACGGCCCTGCAGAAGGTCGGCGGCGAGGCGCTGATCACCGCCGATCACGGCAATGCCGAAAAGATGCGCGACCGTGAGACCGGCCAGCCGCACACCGCCCACACCAGCAATCCGGTGCCCTTCCTCTACGTCGGGCGGCCGGCGCAGATGGCGTCGACCGGCTCGCTGTGCGACGTGGCGCCGACCCTGCTGCACCTGATGGGGCTGGAGAAGCCGATGGAGATGACCGGTACCTTCCTGGTCGAATTCCCCGACGCCGAGACAGCGCCCGTCGAAGTCGAACAGGAGCGGCGTGGGGCCTGA
- a CDS encoding NAD(P)H-dependent glycerol-3-phosphate dehydrogenase, translated as MAAEIAVFGAGSWGTALAILLARNGHRVRLWGHLEAEIAVLRQRRENPEYLPGIRFPEGIEPTSDLAAALGCPNLLVVVPSHAFREVLRRIAERLEPGHRLAWATKGLEMASGKLLHQVAAEELGTDMPRAVISGPTFAREVAAGLPTAATVAADDPATAAHFADLLRGETFRAYTSDDIVGLELGGAIKNVLAIAAGISDGLGFGANSRAALITRGLAEMMRLGEALGGRRETFMGLGGVGDLVLTCTDDQSRNRRLGLALGQGRSREAAEREIRQVVEGADTAREIHKLGKARNVEMPICEEVYRVLYEGLPPQQAVHDLLAREPKAETA; from the coding sequence ATGGCGGCTGAAATCGCGGTCTTCGGTGCCGGCTCCTGGGGCACGGCGCTGGCCATCCTGCTCGCCCGCAACGGCCACCGCGTGCGCCTCTGGGGCCACCTGGAGGCAGAGATCGCGGTGTTGCGGCAGCGGCGCGAGAACCCCGAGTACCTGCCCGGCATCCGCTTCCCCGAGGGGATCGAGCCGACCAGCGACCTCGCGGCGGCCCTCGGCTGCCCGAACCTGCTGGTGGTGGTACCCAGTCACGCCTTCCGCGAGGTGCTGCGCCGGATCGCCGAACGGCTGGAACCCGGCCACCGCCTGGCCTGGGCCACCAAGGGCCTGGAGATGGCCAGTGGCAAACTGCTGCACCAGGTCGCCGCCGAGGAACTGGGCACCGACATGCCACGCGCCGTGATCTCCGGCCCGACCTTTGCCCGCGAGGTGGCGGCCGGGCTGCCCACCGCGGCGACGGTGGCCGCCGACGACCCGGCCACCGCGGCCCATTTCGCCGACCTGCTGCGCGGCGAGACCTTCCGCGCCTATACCAGCGACGATATCGTCGGCCTGGAACTCGGCGGTGCCATCAAGAACGTGCTGGCCATCGCCGCCGGCATCTCCGACGGCCTCGGCTTCGGCGCCAACAGCCGGGCGGCGCTGATCACCCGCGGCCTGGCCGAGATGATGCGCCTCGGCGAGGCGCTGGGCGGGCGGCGCGAGACCTTCATGGGTCTCGGCGGTGTCGGCGACCTGGTACTGACCTGCACCGACGACCAGTCGCGCAACCGCCGCCTTGGGCTGGCGCTGGGACAGGGCCGCAGCCGCGAGGCGGCGGAACGGGAGATCCGCCAGGTGGTGGAGGGTGCGGACACGGCGCGCGAGATCCACAAGCTCGGCAAGGCAAGGAACGTCGAGATGCCGATCTGCGAGGAAGTCTACCGGGTGCTCTATGAGGGCCTGCCACCGCAGCAGGCCGTGCATGACCTGCTGGCCCGCGAACCCAAGGCGGAGACGGCCTGA
- the trxC gene encoding thioredoxin TrxC: MNTSLLHVVCPHCDAVNRVPAERLAAGGKCGKCHLKLFTGQPLTLDAARFQKHLSRSDLPLLVDFWADWCGPCKMMAPVFEQAARQLEPRVRLAKIDTERERALSTQLGIRGIPTLILFRQGQEIARTSGATNLQGLLNWVEQHL; the protein is encoded by the coding sequence ATGAACACTTCGCTGCTACATGTCGTCTGCCCCCATTGTGACGCCGTCAACCGGGTGCCGGCCGAGCGCCTCGCGGCCGGCGGCAAATGCGGCAAGTGTCACCTCAAGTTGTTCACCGGCCAACCGCTGACCCTGGACGCTGCGCGCTTCCAGAAACATCTCAGCCGCAGCGACCTGCCGCTGCTGGTCGATTTCTGGGCAGACTGGTGCGGCCCCTGTAAGATGATGGCGCCCGTTTTCGAACAGGCGGCCCGGCAGCTGGAACCCCGGGTCAGGCTGGCCAAGATCGACACCGAGCGCGAACGCGCCCTGTCCACCCAGCTCGGCATCCGCGGCATCCCGACCCTGATCCTGTTCCGCCAGGGCCAGGAGATCGCCCGCACCTCCGGCGCGACCAACCTGCAGGGCCTGCTCAACTGGGTGGAACAACACCTTTGA
- a CDS encoding S41 family peptidase has product MKQTTQKTLLVLSGALLGLTLSIGQGVFADRETVRASLPLEELRAFSDVFARIKSDYVEPVEDKQLLENAIRGMLSGLDPHSAYLDPEQFRELQVGTSGEFGGLGIEVGMEDGFVKVIAPIDDTPAQRAGVQAGDLIIRLDDTPVKGMSLNDAVKIMRGKPGTDITLTIVREGEEKPLKITITRAIIKVRSVKSRVLEPGFGYVRISQFQAKTADGLLRAINKLQKEEGQLKGLVLDLRNNPGGVLNGAVSVSDAFLDKGLIVYTEGRVADSRLRFNATPGDVLKGAPLVVLVNQGSASASEIVAGALQDHKRAILVGKQTFGKGSVQTIIPLSGGTAVKLTTARYYTPSGRSIQAEGIKPDIELENVRVAAVESAFKPIKEADLSRHLENGNAKNGKKQPKKAKKASLAKSDYQLYEALNLLKGLAIQAERVR; this is encoded by the coding sequence ATGAAACAGACGACTCAAAAGACCCTGCTGGTCCTCAGCGGTGCCCTGCTGGGCTTGACCCTCAGCATCGGCCAGGGCGTGTTTGCCGACCGCGAGACAGTGCGCGCCAGCCTGCCGCTGGAGGAGCTGCGCGCCTTCAGCGACGTGTTCGCCCGCATCAAGAGCGACTATGTCGAGCCGGTGGAGGACAAGCAACTGCTGGAGAATGCCATCCGCGGCATGCTCAGCGGCCTCGATCCGCATTCCGCCTACCTCGATCCCGAGCAGTTCCGCGAGCTGCAGGTCGGCACCAGCGGCGAATTCGGCGGCCTGGGCATCGAGGTCGGCATGGAGGACGGCTTCGTCAAGGTCATCGCGCCCATCGACGATACCCCCGCCCAGCGTGCCGGGGTGCAGGCCGGCGACCTGATCATCCGCCTCGACGACACCCCGGTGAAGGGCATGAGCCTGAACGACGCGGTGAAGATCATGCGCGGCAAGCCCGGCACCGACATCACCCTGACCATCGTTCGCGAGGGTGAGGAGAAGCCGCTGAAGATCACTATCACCCGCGCCATCATCAAGGTGCGCAGCGTCAAGAGCCGGGTGCTGGAGCCGGGCTTCGGCTATGTGCGCATCTCCCAGTTCCAGGCCAAGACCGCCGATGGCCTGTTGCGTGCCATCAACAAGCTGCAGAAGGAGGAGGGCCAGCTCAAGGGGCTGGTGCTCGACCTGCGCAACAACCCGGGCGGCGTGCTGAACGGTGCGGTCTCGGTGTCCGACGCCTTCCTCGACAAGGGGCTGATCGTCTACACCGAGGGCCGGGTGGCCGATTCGCGGCTGCGCTTCAACGCCACGCCGGGCGATGTCCTCAAGGGCGCCCCGCTGGTGGTGCTGGTCAACCAGGGTTCGGCATCCGCCTCGGAGATCGTCGCCGGTGCCCTGCAAGACCACAAGCGGGCGATCCTGGTCGGCAAGCAGACCTTCGGCAAGGGCTCGGTGCAGACCATCATCCCGCTGTCCGGTGGCACGGCGGTCAAGCTGACAACGGCGCGTTACTACACGCCGTCCGGCCGCTCCATCCAGGCCGAGGGCATCAAGCCCGACATCGAGCTGGAGAACGTGCGGGTGGCTGCGGTGGAGAGCGCCTTCAAGCCGATCAAGGAGGCCGACCTGTCCCGTCACCTGGAGAACGGCAACGCCAAGAACGGCAAGAAGCAACCCAAGAAGGCCAAGAAGGCCTCGCTCGCCAAGTCCGACTACCAGTTGTACGAGGCCCTCAACCTGCTCAAGGGTCTGGCGATCCAGGCGGAGCGGGTGCGGTGA
- a CDS encoding metalloregulator ArsR/SmtB family transcription factor, with product MNLEPTSEELITRDEDIERASRSLKAMSHPLRLKILCTLGDQEVSVQDIVEHVGTSQSNISQHLAILRDKGILASRKDANRVYYRVGDARTLALIGMMRDVFCTREN from the coding sequence ATGAACCTGGAACCCACTAGCGAAGAACTGATCACCCGAGACGAGGATATCGAACGCGCCTCGCGTTCGTTGAAGGCGATGTCGCACCCGCTGCGGCTGAAGATCCTCTGCACCCTGGGCGACCAGGAGGTCAGCGTCCAGGACATCGTCGAGCACGTCGGCACCTCACAGAGCAACATCTCCCAGCATCTCGCCATCCTCCGCGACAAGGGCATCCTCGCCTCGCGCAAGGACGCCAACCGGGTCTATTACCGGGTCGGCGACGCCCGCACCCTGGCCCTGATCGGCATGATGCGCGACGTCTTCTGCACCCGGGAAAACTAG
- the grxC gene encoding glutaredoxin 3, protein MPDVVMYSTAFCPYCIRARMLLERKGVEYRDIRIDETPALRAEMEARSGRTSVPQIFIGDTHVGGCDDLYALEAEERLDSLLRD, encoded by the coding sequence ATGCCGGACGTCGTCATGTACAGCACCGCATTCTGTCCCTATTGCATCCGCGCCCGGATGCTGCTGGAGCGCAAGGGGGTCGAGTACCGGGACATCCGCATCGACGAGACGCCGGCGCTGCGGGCCGAGATGGAGGCGCGCAGCGGCCGGACCTCGGTGCCGCAGATCTTCATCGGCGACACCCACGTCGGCGGCTGCGACGATCTCTACGCCCTGGAGGCCGAGGAGCGGCTGGACAGCCTGCTGCGGGACTAG
- a CDS encoding DJ-1 family glyoxalase III gives MATVLVPLAQGCEELEAVTIIDLLRRAGIEVITAGLDDRPVRASRGTVLLPDTTLDAVADRDFDLIVLPGGLPGADHLEADSRLRQMLQRQAEAGRYLAAICAAPKVLASAGLLDGREATSYPGVLDRQPAPGMRYIDAPVVTDGRIITSKGPGTAMDFALSLIEALAGRARRDEVEAALQRPSC, from the coding sequence ATGGCGACTGTCCTTGTACCACTAGCCCAGGGTTGCGAAGAACTGGAGGCGGTGACCATCATCGACCTGCTGCGCCGCGCAGGGATCGAGGTGATCACGGCCGGCCTCGACGATCGGCCGGTGCGCGCCTCGCGCGGCACGGTGCTGCTGCCGGACACCACCCTGGACGCGGTCGCCGACCGCGACTTCGATCTGATCGTGCTGCCCGGCGGCCTGCCCGGCGCCGACCACCTGGAGGCGGATTCCCGCCTGCGCCAGATGCTGCAGCGCCAGGCCGAGGCCGGCCGCTATCTGGCCGCGATCTGCGCCGCGCCCAAGGTGCTGGCCAGCGCTGGCCTGCTCGACGGCCGTGAGGCGACCAGCTACCCGGGGGTGCTCGACCGCCAGCCGGCGCCTGGGATGCGCTACATCGACGCCCCGGTGGTGACCGACGGACGCATCATCACCTCCAAGGGGCCGGGCACGGCCATGGACTTCGCGCTCAGCCTGATCGAGGCGCTGGCCGGGCGGGCCAGGCGCGACGAGGTCGAGGCTGCCCTGCAGCGCCCGTCCTGCTGA
- a CDS encoding TIGR00341 family protein → MRIIEVVADAGHTDSLSGIARQHGALDLWWSARADDGRRAFRILVSAEQRQAVVDALQSLIGSEEGARILILPVDAVLPQAGDEEPGGRKTVSATREELYAQIERGARLDSNYLWMVLLSTLVAAIGLIEDNVAVVVGAMVIAPLLGPNIALAFATSLGDNALLWQSFKTELAGLGLALGVSLLIGVLLPLDLDSHEILARTDVGLDGVVVALASGAAAVLSLTAGLSTVLVGVMVAVALLPPTATLGLMLGSGQQSLAAGAALLLAVNVVCVILAAKLVFLAKGVKPRTWLEKRQARQSTTTYFILWAVLLAILVGVIYLRSHLR, encoded by the coding sequence ATGCGCATCATCGAGGTGGTTGCCGACGCCGGCCACACCGACAGCCTGAGCGGCATCGCCCGCCAGCATGGCGCACTCGATCTCTGGTGGAGCGCACGGGCCGACGACGGCCGCCGCGCCTTCCGCATCCTGGTCAGCGCCGAACAGCGCCAGGCGGTGGTCGACGCCCTGCAGAGCCTGATCGGCAGCGAGGAAGGCGCGCGGATCCTGATCCTGCCGGTGGACGCGGTGCTGCCGCAGGCCGGGGACGAGGAGCCCGGCGGCCGCAAGACGGTCAGCGCCACCCGCGAGGAACTCTATGCCCAGATCGAGCGCGGTGCGCGGCTGGACAGCAACTACCTGTGGATGGTGCTGCTCTCCACCCTGGTCGCGGCCATCGGCCTGATCGAGGACAACGTCGCCGTGGTGGTCGGGGCGATGGTCATCGCCCCGCTGCTCGGCCCCAACATCGCCCTCGCCTTCGCCACCTCCCTTGGCGACAACGCCCTGCTCTGGCAATCGTTCAAGACCGAGCTGGCCGGACTCGGCCTGGCGCTTGGCGTCTCGCTGCTGATCGGCGTCCTGCTGCCGCTGGATCTCGACAGCCACGAGATCCTGGCCCGCACCGACGTCGGCCTGGATGGCGTGGTGGTGGCGCTGGCCTCGGGCGCCGCGGCCGTGCTCTCGCTGACCGCCGGCCTGTCCACGGTGCTGGTCGGGGTGATGGTCGCCGTGGCCCTGCTGCCGCCGACCGCAACCCTCGGCCTGATGCTGGGCAGCGGCCAGCAGTCCCTGGCCGCGGGTGCCGCGTTGCTGCTGGCGGTGAACGTGGTCTGCGTCATTCTCGCCGCCAAGCTGGTGTTCCTCGCCAAGGGCGTCAAGCCGCGAACCTGGCTGGAAAAACGCCAGGCCCGCCAGTCCACCACCACCTACTTCATCCTCTGGGCCGTGCTGCTCGCCATCCTCGTCGGCGTCATCTACCTGCGCAGCCACCTGCGCTAG